In Setaria italica strain Yugu1 chromosome I, Setaria_italica_v2.0, whole genome shotgun sequence, the genomic window TGTTCTACCGTCGCAGGCGCCATCAAAGTAACACGTAACTTTAAACTTCAAAGTAATAAGCATGCATCGATCGGCCAACATATTGCCAACTTTAGGTATTTACAAAACTATAGTGTTGACTCCAAACTAACACATTGATAAAAGCTGCAACAAATGTTGGATTAGAAATTACGCAACAAATGTTGGATTAGAAATTACGCAACAAATGTTGGATTAGAAATTCAGAGTGGAAATACTCcgcaatttcaaaaaaaaaaaagaaattcagaGTGGAAATACAAGCAGTAAGAGTACATGAAAAAAGAACATGTTTTgctcaaaagaagaaaagggataATCAACCAGCATTTGAATTGCGGATGCACCAATTTATCAATTTAAACACAGAAGACGAATAACATAAAGAAAATATTCACCCCATGTACACAGAATCTTCTCAAACGGACAACTGAAGACTGAATACTGAGTTTAACAGTTGACAGTAGTTGCTTATTAGAAGAATATAATCTGAATCTCAGGCACAATATCTAAATTGACAAGACCCCGGTAACCAAAGTCTGGCACACAAACATGACAACACCGATACTTTCAAGATCTCTGTAAATCTTTACACTGAGGATTCTGACTTGCAGTGGCCATGCATCCAAGGACCAGCTGACCAGCTAGCAACATTTTGTATCGACCAAATCATAGCCTACACGGCAAAGAGGATCACAATATTAGTTGTAGCACATTCATTGAAACAACCAAGCATTCAGTCGAACTCAACCAAGCAACATATCTTCAGCATGCTGTTACCATCagaaaataaaagctacatGAGTAAAACACACCATGCACAGATTACCTGGTATTATTTTCAGCCATTTCACCCATGATAAGATCATTGATAGACACCATTCTAAACTCAGATGAACCTGCGATAGGTTCCATTAACAACGATATAGATTTATACTCCTACTACATCTGACAGTATAATGTCAACACATATAGTTCAGGAATGAAATTTACCTTCTGCTCGATACCAGTCCTGTGTGCAAATGAGCGCTTCTACTGTCTCAGGCGTGTCAAGCTGCTACGGAAATCACTGATTATTCTTTCACTGGTGCTGAAAGCCGATTCTGAGGCTACAGATGAAGCTGGAATGGCTAACAGATCCCTTGCTATACGGGCAAGAATCGAATACTTGGTTGCATTACCCATCCACCACTTTAAGATGTCAAATTCTTTAGAACGTGGAACTGGGTTCTCATCCAAATATCTGTCAAGTTCTGTACTCATTTGTGACTGAAGATCATTACTAAGTTGTCGATCCCAAGCAGTCCACGGATCATTCTTTATGGAAGGCACTCCAAGATCCACTACACCTTGCCCACTAGATGCTACGTTTGAGTCTTTTCCTTGAGAAGAATACGCTTGAAACAAGCTTCGAACTAGTCTTTCGACTCTGGCAAACCTTTGCTTGGCTTTGGTTGGAAATGATTCAGTGAAAAGAAAATCAATGAATTTGAGCTTATACCTTGGATCAAAGACAACCGGCACACAAAGCAACACATATGACTTATTCCAATATTTGTTAAATTTATTCTTCATATGTTTTAACACCGTGGCAATTTCAGCAACTTCAACTGAGGATTCTTGTTCCAAAGTCAGCTTAATCTTCCACATATGATGAAAGTACAGATTAGGCCCTAGGTACGGCACTGTCCCAAAATTGAGACAGTAAAATTTCTTAGGATGAGAGCTCAATGCCATTTCACAGTTTTCGAACTCAACTGGTCAGCTTGGTGTCTCAGAAACTAAACTGGAAACCAACTAAATTCAGTCTGGAGCTATACGCAGGAGAAAATCATCTGTTCTACCTACTTAATCATCTGTTCACGTTTTATCTCAATGCCTGAACCAGGTAATGAAGCCACTTAAGAATATCCCAGAAGAAGTGTGTAGACAGATAAAACGTGAAAACCATAGCATGTTTGAAGATGTGTGGTGCTACAGTTTATAGACAGATATCTGTAGGAGACTGCGCTATCAAACAAAGTCCTGGGCTGACTGCATAAGCATTGTTTTTAATCAAGTGCAGTGTCAATATCATGCTTAGTATGTCTTGAAACAAAGAGACGGCATCTGCAGTATATTAACAAGACCTGGAGCTAGATGGGCAAGCCTGAGAATCGAAGCGAATATTGTCTACATCAATTCTGAGAGTGCAGCAGATTGCTCTCCAATTCGTCAAAATAATCTGTAAAATTCCTAGTGCAAATTTCTTCTTTCAAGAAAATGAACTGATTTGATGGTTTTTTTGTAAAGTACGGTGAGATGCTAGATCTAGAATCTCAGATTGAAGCCACACAAGTCAAATTCTTTTTGTAACAAGAACAATGAACTCATTCGTTGGCTACTGACAACAATAAAGTGTAGCATTTGACATCACCGACGAATCTAGATTGCAGGCAGGTCCGGCCGTCAACTCTAGGATATTCTTAAGTGGCTTCATTACCTAGTTCAGGCATTGAGATAAAACATGAACAGATGATTAACTAAACATAGAGACCAACTAGTATCTTACTCAGAAGAAGTGTGTATCTTACAGAAGACATGCATGGGGAAGGGGGGAAATGTTTGATTCCGAGGAAGCGCGAGCTCATAAAGAACACCAAAGTAAACTTAGCTACACCAAAGTAAAGAACCAACTACAGGATTGTGCAGATGTCTCACCATAGATCATTATGCACGGGGAGAGGGGTGGGATCTAAGCTTTGATGGTGCTCATCGTGGCTGCCTGGTGATGTAGTCGGGGCTGAATGAGCCAGCGGCGAGGAGGATCCGGCCATGGCAACGAGGGGACGACGGAGGCCGGAGGCagcttccggcggcggcggcccgatCTGGGAGGCCGGGGCACCTTCTGACGGCGGCGACCTCGAACTGGTGGCTGCGGAGGAGGCAGGACCGCGAGGAGAGCGGAGGCTGCCGGGAACAGCGCCGCCGCGAGGAGGTTCGACCCTCTCGCTCCATTTTTCTTAGGGTCGACCCGCTTCGAACCGTGGGCTGAATTGAGGAGCGGAGCGACTTCACAAACGGGCCGACCCGAACCCTTTGCAGGCCTAGGGCCTGAGCGACGAAAAACGTTGCCGGGACTTGTTGCCATGCTCCCTCCAGGTAAGTGTGTAACCATCTTTAAAACACTGTTCACATGAAAACGGCGCCCATTGGAGGTGCCCACTGCCCAGTCAGTTACCAGCTTAATCAACCCGGACACAAGTAACCACGGTAACCTTGGACCGGATAGAAAGCTAGCAAGCTGCAGCAGTAGCAAGCAAAAGCTAAAGCCGCTACATCACGGGCCCCTTTAGTACGTACCATGCAAACCTTCCAAAACCCCCCACCCCCGGGGTACCGGTAACATGGCCCGTTGGCCATTGCGCAGCCAGCTCAGTTTGCAGAAACCTCTTTGCGGCTCTTCGGCTTTCTCTTTACCACTAGCACTTGAACAGAGTCACACTACTTCTTTCATCGACAAAGAGTACGTGTTCTGTGCACTCTGCAACTCTTTCGTCAAGTTTTTACAGGATCCTAAACGTATTAGACAAGCAAAACGCAATCGTTGGGGCTCGCACTTGCAGTCTCGCAGATCTGCTCAGTCTGGTTGCAGAAAGGAGGAAATGCTCGGCCGCTCTTTGTCTTTTCATTAATTAGTTTCGACAACTTCCACACGTCAGATTTTGCGTCCCGGCCCGGCCAGCTGAGTTCGAAGTTGAGGCCGAATGCTTTGTAACAGAggatataataatatctataaatttagaaaagtcaaaacgatctataatttgagggaacggagggagtagtttggaCCAACATCTAGCGTGAGAAAAAAGCAGGCAAATTTGCACAGAAAAAAGACAAGCATGCTCATATTGAACCTTTGAAACTAGTTTCATGCAATTGCATATGCATACCAAGGCTCGAGCAAATTCCAAACCAGACATGTGCAAGAGATAACTTTTGCTGATCATTGATCATTTAACTGAAAAGCATAACAAGCAGCACCCAATGATACTAACACAACACATAGTCGATGAAACTCAAGCGAGACATGGTCCACAAACCCACACACACAACCTAGCAGTCACAATTGATGGTGAAGTGAACCAACGAATCAACCAATCGGTCACACTCGTCCAGACGCAACCGCTGCTAGCAGAGTAGTGAACACGAGCGTCGAAGCGACCCATCCGCGCAGTGGCCAGACTGGAGCCGAACCGCTTGTCTGAtggccatcgccgccgtcggaCCGTCGGAGACCCGGTGGCGATGACGCTAGCCCCGGGAAGCTGAACGGCACAAGCAACGCATCGATCATGTACACGGCGACGGGGTCCGCGTCGGCGAGAGTGCGGGTGACCCTGGCCGTGTTCTGCGTCGCGGACACCAGCGTCACCTTGTCGCCGGCGTGGCGCACCGCCAAGACGGCGGTGGTGTTGCCCCCGTCGAGCGAGGCCAGCGTGGCCATGCGGCTGCCGTCCGCCCTGAGCGTCTGCAGGGAGTGGTGCCCCAGCGCACCGTGGTACAGCACCACCGCGAGACGGGCGTCGCCGGGGAGCTTCTTGAACGTCGGCTCGAACGCCTCCACCGCCTGGTCCGCCGGGCAGAAGAACGTGAAGCCGCCGAGGTCGTGGGCGTGCTTGTCGAacgtcgcggcggcgccgggcgtggCGGCGATGAGGCCGGCGAAGCGCCCGCACCCGTTCTTGGACATGACGTCCGTGAAGTTGAGCCCGCTTGGCGATGGCGACGACCCGGGCGCCTCGGCCGCCGGGGACGACATCACGCCGCTCACCTGCAGCACCGATATGTTGTACGGCGCCTGGTGCACGGACCTAACGTAGAACACGGCGGCGCCCcgggcgtcgccgtcgtcctggGGGGAGAACGCCACGCGCCCGCCCCGGCGCTCGGCGATCTCCACCATGCCGGCGCTCCCAGGGGCGTCGCCCGAGGCCTGGAACAGGGTGGAGACGTCCGCGGAGCCGCCGGGGAGGCGGTGCAGCTTGGCGTCGTCGTAGTAGTCGACGAGGACGTGGAGGGAGAGCACGTGACGCAGCGTCTCGCGCGGGAGGCCGCGCGCCTTCAGCGGCGCCATGCTCGCGTCGTCCACGGCGAGGACCGTGATCGTGTTCCGGCCGTCGATGTCGTCCGCAAGCCCCGTCGCCGTGAGCTCGCGGCTGAACTCGCCGAGGTCACGGCGCCCGGAGAGGATGGCGGTGATGTTGTGCGCCGCATGGCACGGCGGCGCCGAAGTGGCCACCAGGACGGCCGCGGTGAAGAAGAGAACGGAGACGGATCGGGCGCCGACGAGCGGCATTGTGGGTGGGGTTTTTGGTTTCTCAGGAGAGCAGGGAGATGGTGTCGGGACAAGGAACGTTTCGCAGAGCGTGAGCTGCCTGTGGTTTTATGGGAACGAAGTGGCTGCGAAATGAGCGCGCCGGGTCGCGCTGTTCTGTGGCCGGTAAGCATGGTTCAGTTTCAGTGCAGCGAATTCGAGTTTGTTCAGCATTAAGATAGTGTGTAATGAGCGTTCAAAATTTCCAGCTATCTGCATACCGATTTATGTCACCCAGAGCAACTGTTTTGGCATTTCAGATATTCAATCGAGCTCAAGCGCAGAATCTCACCCTGGaaaagctgaaaagctgaacACTGCTTGCACTGGTAAGAGTGGCGGTGCAGATTAGGCGCGAAGCTTATAGTAGAAGCAGGTTATTTTGCTTTGGAACATTGAAATTTCTTGAAACCTCATTTAGCCCATCTCTGGCTCCTCCCGCTTGCTGCTGCTATTCACCATCGTGATGTTTTCCCAAAGAAAAGGAACAAAATCGCTTGTTGACCCCAAGAGTGATTTGAAGGTCCATTGTTCAGTGGTTTCAGAGAAATGGTTCTGGCACTCTACGGGGCTGAGAGATCAAAGTTAAGACGAGGCTCCATAACTTTTTCCCTGAATTGGCCTAGACCACTCGCGATAGACGAGCACTGAAGGTGTTCCATGTCCATGAAACCGTGCACAACAACCAAATCAGCAACGTTTCTACCGCTCCCTTTCGCCCACACGGCACATGCCTTGGGCGAAACCGTATCGTCATCTCCAGTCCAGGGTCACAGTTCGGGGAGCCTGTCCTCGCCAGCGACGTCGCTTTAGCCGTGCCCGGAATGGCTCGCTTGGACAAAAGCATGTGCCGTGTGCGGTCGGTGGAGGGAAAGGTGAGACGCGAGCGGCGGATCGGCCACATGGCTGGCGGAATCGATCGATCGGGGGCGCGCGGGTGGTCTCGGCCCCTGAACTGTGCAGACCTTGCACGTTACGTCCGGAGAAGAAATGGTAAGTTTGCAGGAGGCGTTTCGACGGGAGAGACGAACAGGACACGAGTGAGGTCGAGGCCGGCTCATGAGCACTGTCCCCAAACAAACCGTTGCTGCCCAGAGCACCCCAAGGTAAATGCCCCCACCCGGTGCCTCGGCGTTTCCGGTATTAACACTTTCACACCCTGCCCTGCAGGGTGCAGACCGGGAAAGAAATCATCGCTCCGTCTCATTGAAGTTGCTTGGCACATGGCAGCTCTCGCAGCAAAACCTGGATGTCCTAGCAAGTGCAAAGGAGTGTttgtcaggaaaaaaaaaagagaggaagaaTGATCGAGTTGTTCGATTAAGTGGATACGGGtcgtttcttttcttcttgtttttttttttgagtggaTACGGGATGGACCTAGTCAACATCATAGGGCTGCCTCGAAGTTTCGCTTGATTGGACCTCCTAATCCAACATAAACAGTTCATCGTCGTGCTAGCGCCGAAGGAAGTTAAGATCCATTTTGATTGAACGGATGGACCAAATAAATTTTGGCCCATTGAATGCAAACAGGCTGGAAACAAAGCGTGATTTGAATCCAATAAATTTTGGCCCATTGAATGCAATAAGTTTCTCTATTGCAAGTGGGCTGCATTTGAATCAATAGGCCACTCGATCTAGCCAAAGCCCAGAGACTGGAAACAAACCTGGGCCTTCAGCCTTACGGCCTCAATTTATTAGATAATTTCTTATTTGACATTAGGAAAATGACTCGTTTCTTCTTTAAACTTTAAAATTTTTCCTTCTTTGACACCGACTTCAACTTGACACTACCGTCGATACGGAGTACTAACAGCGTTAAGTGTAAAATGAAAGACATTTTTGCTCCTCATGCAGTTGAGATCTTCATGCACTTGTGTATCCAAATTTCAAAGGATGCACT contains:
- the LOC101777342 gene encoding fasciclin-like arabinogalactan protein 1; translation: MPLVGARSVSVLFFTAAVLVATSAPPCHAAHNITAILSGRRDLGEFSRELTATGLADDIDGRNTITVLAVDDASMAPLKARGLPRETLRHVLSLHVLVDYYDDAKLHRLPGGSADVSTLFQASGDAPGSAGMVEIAERRGGRVAFSPQDDGDARGAAVFYVRSVHQAPYNISVLQVSGVMSSPAAEAPGSSPSPSGLNFTDVMSKNGCGRFAGLIAATPGAAATFDKHAHDLGGFTFFCPADQAVEAFEPTFKKLPGDARLAVVLYHGALGHHSLQTLRADGSRMATLASLDGGNTTAVLAVRHAGDKVTLVSATQNTARVTRTLADADPVAVYMIDALLVPFSFPGLASSPPGLRRSDGGDGHQTSGSAPVWPLRGWVASTLVFTTLLAAVASGRV